Within the Candidatus Neomarinimicrobiota bacterium genome, the region GGGCCGGCATGTTGCTCAACCCGGAACAGGAGATAGAATTGAGGTGTTCGATCAGGGGGCAGAATGCTCATGCCGAAGTAGCCTTTGGCAACGCTGGTCTCGCCGTTGAATTCATCCAGCTCCACACTCCAGCCTTCTTCCGGCAAGTGGCCTTCAACGTTGGCGCGTAGCTTTTCCCAGAACTGGCGATGCAAGTGGTCCTTGGCCTGATCGAAGTACTTCTCAATGTCCAACGCCAGAAGGAAATTCTCCTCCTCCAGAAGGAAATTGATTATTTCGTCTTCATAAGCATTCATCGTATTTCCTCCATCAAATCTTTTGGATTACCTCAAGGTATTGGAGCACGGTTTCACGCAAATGGGGTGCGCTGATGCCGGGTAGGGCCGCTTTCAGCATCCCCGCGATCTGACCGTGATAAGAGGCCGTAAAATAGGTGGTCGGGTCAGCGGTTTCGGACAGCTCGCCGGTAGGCGTCAAGTAGACCAGGGCCTGGCTGGAGTACCATTCGCGATTATCATCCAGCCAGCTGGCATAACGGGCCAGTTGGTCCGCCTGTTCACCGGCATAAATCTTGTTCTCAATGGCGATGAGGTAGCTCAGGGACG harbors:
- a CDS encoding PD-(D/E)XK nuclease family protein, whose amino-acid sequence is VHAPSFNVFKVLQLEAREDDVHTPFLADLLNPQGAHSQKYLFLRAFINAMLQIHSGFPAPEDDIEQHTWFVEAHKYIGQGTLDIVVSCPSLSYLIAIENKIYAGEQADQLARYASWLDDNREWYSSQALVYLTPTGELSETADPTTYFTASYHGQIAGMLKAALPGISAPHLRETVLQYLEVIQKI